In Ruminiclostridium josui JCM 17888, the genomic window TTGTTGCTGGTCCAACTTTTACTTGTCCTCGCAGACCTATTGGATATAATCGGTTTTTGTCAACATGAAAATCTTCAAACATCTGTCCATATATTCCGCATTCTGCATTTGCAAATATTTTCCCCATTGGAGGCTTGTTTTCCATAAATATACCTTTAAGCTCTCCAGGTGTTCCCTGCTCACCTTTTCTTACCGAAATAATGTTTGATTCCATTACTTCTCCGCTATTAACAGGCATTAATGTTCCTGTGTCAGCATCTGTTATTCCATGCCCCAGTGCACCAAATCCATGAGTTTCAGGATCATAAAATGTCATTGTTCCTATACCCGCTGTGCTGTCTCTTACCCATAATCCAATATGATATTTCTTATCATTTACGCCTTCAATTGGATTAATGGTAGTAGTCATTAATTCATTTCCTCGTTTGAATTTAATTGTCAGCTTGTCTCCTTTACTGTTATCAATCTGATTAATCAAATCTTTAATACATAACATCTTTTTGTTATTTACTTCATAAATGATATCTCCAGTCTTTATCCCTCCGTCCTTGGCAGGTGCAGATTTAGAACCGTCAGCCTTATCAACTTCACTAAGACCGATTACTAAAATCCCATCCATTCTAATTTTTACACCTATAGTATTTCCGCATGCAGCAAGCTTTTTGCTAGGAATTATGTCTACTTGCATAGTCTTTAATGGTATAACTCCAAAAGCTTTGAAATTAAGCTTCACCGAGCCTCTCTTTTGTGTTTTAAAAGAAAGGGGCGATATTAATTCCAAGTAATTCCCCTGAACTTTAATATCCGCATTATTAAGTTTTAAAACTGCTCTGTTATCAGCCTTTATATTTACAAAATAGAAGCTTTTAAAATTGTAAATATACTCCTCACCTTCCAGAAGAATTAGTTTTTCTGGAATTACGGAAAATGCCTGCAAGTAACTGAGTGTAATAACACAAAAACAAACAAATAATAATACAAACAGCTTTTTCTTATTTGATTTGATATAGTGCATTTATTTTCACTCTCCCGATATTTAAAATATCTTTACGGCTGCTTGCGGATAATAAAATCACGCCCATTAAAGCGTGATCTCAAAATCATAATCATAAGTTAACCTTTATGCTTTTTTATTATTCAAGTAAAAAAAAACATGACAGGTAATTAAAACTCATATCTGTCATGTTTAGCGATTTTCGAATTTGGAAATGATTTCTGCAATTATTTTTTCTTAAAATTTTCAGCAGCAAGAAGTAATTCTTCCGCATGCTTATAAGCAATGGATGTTATGTCAGAACCACCTATTATTCTTGCTATTTCCTGTATACGGCCTTTTTTATCCAAAATTCTTACAGTTGTATATGTATTTTCACCGTTTGAATTTTTTTCAATATAAAGGTGATTATCAGCCATACAAGCCAACTGGGACAAGTGGGTTACACATATAACCTGGTGGGTTCTCGATATGTAGGACAGCTTTTCTCCAACCTTTTGAGCTGCTTTTCCGCTGATTCCAGTATCAATTTCATCAAATATAAGTGTTGGGATTTCATCCACATTAGCAAGAATTGTTTTTATGGCAAGCATAATTCTTGACATTTCACCACCTGAAGCTATTTTGCTAAGGGGTTTCAAAGGTTCTCCCACATTACTTGAAATCAGAAATTCCACATTATCCAAACCATTTTTAGTAAAATTATTCTTTGCTTCATCTATTACAATATTAACTTTAAAACGGGCATTTTTCATTTCAAGATTTTCAAGTTCAGCGGTTATATTACTTTCAAGAACCAGAGCAGCCTTTTCCCTCTGAGAATGCAGTTTAGCAGCTATTTCTTGTAATTTTTTAATTATGGATACCAGCTGTTTTTTTAAATCTTCAGCAAGGCTTTCACTTTGAAGTAATTCGTCATATTCAATCTGAGATTTCTTAAGAAAATCCAAGGCCTCCAAAATGCCTGAGCCATACTTTCTCTTTACTCTAGTAATAATATCAAGTCTTTCTTCTATTACGGACAGTTCATTTGGGTCAAAATCATCTTCATCCCTTCTTGCTCTCAACTCTTCACAAATATCCTCAAGCTGGTAAACAACGGATTCCAGTTTTTCAGACAAAGGAATGAGCCCTTCATCGTACTTCTGAACAGCTGTAAGCTCTGAAAGTGCCTTGTTAATATTGTATAAAGCTGAATTACCAGTGTTTCCTCCATCACTGAGCAATTCATAAGAACTATGTATAGAATTCATTATTTTCTCAGAATTAGCCAGTAATTGTCTTCTTTTTAATAGTTCTTCGTCCTCGCCTTCCTTGAGTTTGGCATTTTTTATTTCATCAATCTGAAATTTAAGCATATCCATCCTGCGCTCAATTTCACCTTTATCTCCGACAATGCCTTTAAGTTTTGATTTTATTGATTTGTATTCCTCAAAGAGACTGTGATATTCAGACTTAACTTTTTGAATAGCTTCTCCGCCAAAAGCATCCAGCAATTCAATATGTGATTCTGTTTTAAGCAATGATTGATTGTCGTGCTGACCGTGGATATCCAAAAGAAGTTGTCCTACCTGTTTGAGTACAGAAACATTCACCAGTCTTCCATTTATTCGGCATGCATTCTTTCCGCTTAAGCTTATTTCCCTTGATAGAATTAAGCTGCCATCCTCATGTTCGATACCCAGTTCATCCAAAATTTCATTTATATATGTACTGTCATATTCGAACACAGCTTCAATAAATGCCTTTTCTTTACCATTTCTAATTATGTCCCTGTTTACACGTTCTCCTAGGACAGCATTTATTGAATCAATAAGAATGGACTTTCCTGCACCAGTTTCACCAGTTAATACATTTAACCCTGGCGCAATTTCAAGACTTATCTTATCAATAAGTGCAATATTCTGGATATCCAGCTGTAACAGCATACAAAAACACCTGCCTGTTTATAAATAATTTATGATTTTATCATTTTATTAAATTTGTTAACTATATCCTCAGCTATTTTTTCAGCCCTACAGACCATTATTAATGTATCGTCTCCAGCTATTGTTCCTAGTATTTCATTCCATTTAAGGGAATCAATGGCAGAACCCGCTGCCTGAGCCATACCTGAGAGTG contains:
- a CDS encoding SpoIVB peptidase S55 domain-containing protein, which encodes MHYIKSNKKKLFVLLFVCFCVITLSYLQAFSVIPEKLILLEGEEYIYNFKSFYFVNIKADNRAVLKLNNADIKVQGNYLELISPLSFKTQKRGSVKLNFKAFGVIPLKTMQVDIIPSKKLAACGNTIGVKIRMDGILVIGLSEVDKADGSKSAPAKDGGIKTGDIIYEVNNKKMLCIKDLINQIDNSKGDKLTIKFKRGNELMTTTINPIEGVNDKKYHIGLWVRDSTAGIGTMTFYDPETHGFGALGHGITDADTGTLMPVNSGEVMESNIISVRKGEQGTPGELKGIFMENKPPMGKIFANAECGIYGQMFEDFHVDKNRLYPIGLRGQVKVGPAT
- the recN gene encoding DNA repair protein RecN, coding for MLLQLDIQNIALIDKISLEIAPGLNVLTGETGAGKSILIDSINAVLGERVNRDIIRNGKEKAFIEAVFEYDSTYINEILDELGIEHEDGSLILSREISLSGKNACRINGRLVNVSVLKQVGQLLLDIHGQHDNQSLLKTESHIELLDAFGGEAIQKVKSEYHSLFEEYKSIKSKLKGIVGDKGEIERRMDMLKFQIDEIKNAKLKEGEDEELLKRRQLLANSEKIMNSIHSSYELLSDGGNTGNSALYNINKALSELTAVQKYDEGLIPLSEKLESVVYQLEDICEELRARRDEDDFDPNELSVIEERLDIITRVKRKYGSGILEALDFLKKSQIEYDELLQSESLAEDLKKQLVSIIKKLQEIAAKLHSQREKAALVLESNITAELENLEMKNARFKVNIVIDEAKNNFTKNGLDNVEFLISSNVGEPLKPLSKIASGGEMSRIMLAIKTILANVDEIPTLIFDEIDTGISGKAAQKVGEKLSYISRTHQVICVTHLSQLACMADNHLYIEKNSNGENTYTTVRILDKKGRIQEIARIIGGSDITSIAYKHAEELLLAAENFKKK